From the Prochlorococcus marinus str. AS9601 genome, the window AGTTTTGCTTTTTGCACTTTTTTTTATTAGTGCTCTTATTTTTTTTATTTCAGGTAAGGATGATTTTGGAAGAACCAAAAATAAATTAATTATTCAGGAAAAGGAAACGTTTAAAAAAGAGGAAAGCATCGAACCCTCTTTAGAAGTCAAAAAAGAAGCATAATAAAAGCAAATTAATCAAGTTATTTATGATTTATGGGTTTGCCTATTTAATGATGGTTCTTGCTATTAGTGCAGGTTGGATTATTCTTGCAGTCTTAAAAAAACCTGATTTTATTGAAAAACCACTTAATGAAGTGAAGAATAAAATAAGACCTTTTCTAAATCCAAAAGATGATCAATGAAATCATTTCATCGACCTACTTCATAAGAGGCACTAGGTCGGATAGGGGGGAGCTACAGGGGGAGCTGAGCATATGTATTAAGTATGTAGGAGTATGTACTTTGTACAACATTGAGACTCAAACTCATTTGTACCACTAACCTAAACCCTAGTTATAGCAGGAAAATATTGATAAATCTCATTTAATAGATCGAGTGCTTTGGGAGCACTAGGTCGCAGGTTCGAATCCTGTCGCCCCGACTCTTAAAAACCAAGTCATACTAGCGAGTCTCCCAACTCGCTTTTTTATTGCAAAAATATGACCACTCGAAATGTGGTCAAATAGTGGTCAAATTTGATTAACAGTCGATCTAACCTCGACCCTACTTTTTAGATAAAGTACCTATATTTTGTTATTCATTTAAAAGTTATTATTTTGAGCAAATAACAGGATTTAAAAAAATGATGAAACTTGCAATCATTTTCTTACCAATTGCCTTTGCACTTATATGGGCTCTGTTTATTGGGTTAAGAATAAATAGAGTAGAAAATAGAGATGGAAAAAGAAAATTAATTAATTATTAATAGCTTGATAGTCGATCTAAAATTGGAGAGATAAAACCCTCTTTTTTTAATGATTATGTTCATGCTTACTGCATGGCATCCATTTATCTCCCATTTGATGAGCGCCTTCACAGTCAAATTTATAAGCTTCTTTTTCAGCCTGTTCTTTTGTATCAAATAACATTGGCATTTTCATTTCTTTTTCGGCGGGTTTATTTGAACAACTTAACGAAAGAATTGACATGAAAAAAAAAGGAAGAAAAGAAATAAAGTGTTTCAAAATTTATTTATAAAATCAAGGCAGCATAGTATTAAATATCTTTCGAAATATTTAAAAAATTGAATTCTTTACATATATTTATTGATTGACAGTCGATCTAAAATAAGGGGTAATAAGCTCCTTTTTTAATAGCAAAGTACGCTATCCGCTTTAATTGATTCTTCAACTAGAACATCTGGCATAACAAACTCTGCAGTGTATCCATCTAGAAGCTTCTCATCGTAACCCCTAGATTTAGCAGACATTCCTGAGACATATATGGTAATTTTTGAATTCTTTAAATTTTGAAGATGTTCGTATAAATCTCCAGTACCTTGACCAACTATTTCGCCAGCTTTTTTGCAATTTAATATTTGTACTCCGTCTCCTGCAAGAAAAAGTGTTACTTTATGATCGTTTTTTTCTGCAGTAAGGGCAACCAATAAACCTAAAGTTATTTTATTTTTGGATTCTAAACCGCTGTAAATATGTACTAAAACTGTATTGTCGGTAATAATAGACATTTAATCCTCCCCAATTTTTTTATATCCTAAATAAAATCAATATTCATTAGC encodes:
- a CDS encoding DUF3721 domain-containing protein; the encoded protein is MSILSLSCSNKPAEKEMKMPMLFDTKEQAEKEAYKFDCEGAHQMGDKWMPCSKHEHNH
- a CDS encoding DsrE family protein, which gives rise to MSIITDNTVLVHIYSGLESKNKITLGLLVALTAEKNDHKVTLFLAGDGVQILNCKKAGEIVGQGTGDLYEHLQNLKNSKITIYVSGMSAKSRGYDEKLLDGYTAEFVMPDVLVEESIKADSVLCY